One Purpureocillium takamizusanense chromosome 1, complete sequence genomic window carries:
- a CDS encoding uncharacterized protein (SECRETED:SignalP(1-34~SECRETED:cutsite=AGA-ID~SECRETED:prob=0.5320)~TransMembrane:1 (n17-28c34/35o1161-1186i)~BUSCO:EOG092605VU~EggNog:ENOG503NU2I~COG:S): MRLSFRRRRAARRPDPLGTGLLAITALAPSLAGAIDFTPVPSPNLDFSDLGRIAIAGDYSGISLIEYVAQIPKPRSANGSESLLALLPNGALASIVPSDGSIRTMCTFQRKNGAIAGVVIGGNFTSLDDTQSTAIALVDPNTAKVTPFKGIEGDVKAVYCDKARDTIYVGGSFRGGNSTNALAWVGMEGWNNLPFAGFNGPVESISKASNGHIIFGGSFSGLGNASTPSRPDDQVINLSTANITGTNNAAANGFGDPKSIICGDGTDGAGKTWLLRDQTPGTWEARFGYGFEPTKLRLWNTHQDGRGTKTFRFLAFPLNGILNFTYVDPTTGQNGTCTSECPLSQDPKVKFQDFHFVNRVGMNSFQIAISDWYGKGAGLAGIQLFQDDIFSYAIADFNEPKCGGIQLPSTATATGPWKHSPSVQSNADYLTVELSGDISSKSASVVFYPSIRESGNYSVNMYTPGCKPDNTCETRGRVNVTGTMSAGAVNAGFTTSLYQTNNFDKYDQIYFGYIEKTSDSFKPSVTITPLDGQTVDKLTVVAQRVGFALINSTGGLNGLFDFDPENGAASISDLEKSAVNKLGSSLKQNAGVKSLVSHGDTLFIGGNFTSNDNANVVAIGGEGNVKSLDGGLNGLVRKMHLEDDKLYVGGDFDNSKKKAKNGLNHVAVYDVKAETWNPLGAGVDGKVEQVVPFPINVTSNRTETAIAFTGNFSKCNGFGDSKDSVVGGFAIWVPSKSNWLQNLGDSVPSYTGVLTGAVLDLPNDTSLFAGSMTSAQIGANGAATLSDAGLGRFPVNIQAQQPQGKARRRDVSSSEGSRGVITGTFYNKDGSNITVLAGHFTAQSANGSAINNLVLIDGKNSDNLSGLGSGVSADSTFTAVAVSSSILFAGGKVTGTVQDHQINGLVAWDMKSKTFPTQPAPVSGGNATVSAISLREDTTELYVAGSFTKAGALDCPGVCLYNIDSSRWTQPGNGLAGTVLSLMWSSSSTLLAAGDMRANGSDGLYLASYDAKSQTWASFSNSGDIPGPVTAMTPASSDTKQVWVGGQSAKDGSTFIMKYDGSKWLSAKPTLGKATTLRSLQVFSLTTAHDKADMMDDKQALMLTGSIDIPSVGIVAAALFNGTHYQPYALTTSPGQAGGSIARIFTQNNSFFPKPGGHMPLVFVVLIGLAIALGLVLLMVAAGILLDRLRKKREGYTPAPTSMYDRGSGIQRIPPRELLEQLGKSRSAAPHV; the protein is encoded by the coding sequence ATGCGGTTATCGtttcgacgacgccgtgcggcccgccgcccagatcCCCTCGGCACaggcctcctcgccatcacaGCGCTCGCGCCGTCATTAGCGGGGGCCATCGACTTCAcgcccgtcccgtctccAAACCTCGACTTTTCTGACCTCGGCAGGATAGCTATTGCAGGAGACTACAGCGGCATATCTCTAATCGAATATGTAGCCCAAATTCCGAAGCCGCGCAGCGCAAACGGCAGCGAGTCCCTCCTGGCCCTGCTCCCGAATGGCGCCCTGGCCTCGATCGTGCCGAGCGACGGCTCCATCCGCACCATGTGCACATTCCAACGCAAAAACGGCGCCATCGCTGGCGTGGTAATTGGCGGCAATTTCACGAGCCTCGATGACACCCAGTCAACCGCAATCGCTCTCGTCGACCCCAACACGGCAAAGGTGACGCCATTCAAAGGCATCGAAGGCGATGTCAAGGCCGTGTACTGCGATAAGGCACGCGACACCATTtacgtcggcggcagcttcaGAGGCGGCAACTCGACCAATGCCCTGGCTTGGGTCGGCATGGAGGGCTGGAACAACCTTCCCTTTGCCGGCTTCAATGGACCCGTCGAGTCCATCAGCAAGGCATCCAACGGACACATAATTTTCGGGGGGAGCTTCTCGGGCCTGGGCAACGCCAGCACTCCTAGCCGGCCTGATGATCAGGTCATCAACTTATCTACCGCGAACATCACCGGCACCAACAACGCGGCAGCCAATGGCTTCGGCGACCCCAAGAGCATCATTTGCGGCGATGGCACCGACGGAGCAGGCAAGACATGGTTGTTGCGAGACCAAACGCCGGGAACTTGGGAGGCCAGGTTCGGATACGGCTTTGAGCCTACGAAGCTCAGACTGTGGAACACCCACCAAGATGGCCGTGGCACCAAGACGTTTCGGTTCCTGGCCTTTCCTCTTAACGGCATCTTAAACTTCACTTACGTCGACCCGACGACGGGACAAAATGGGACGTGCACGAGCGAGTGCCCCCTGAGCCAAGACCCAAAAGTCAAGTTTCAGGACTTCCATTTCGTCAACCGCGTGGGCATGAACAGCTTTCAGATTGCCATTTCGGACTGGTATGGCAAGGGCGCAGGCTTGGCCGGCATCCAACTATTCCAGGACGACATCTTCTCTTACGCCATTGCCGATTTCAACGAACCCAAGTGTGGGGGCATTCAGCTGCCCTCCACTGCCACGGCAACCGGCCCCTGGAAGCATTCGCCATCCGTGCAGAGCAACGCTGACTACCTGACCGTTGAACTCTCCGGGGATATTTCCTCCAAGTCTGCCTCAGTCGTCTTCTACCCCAGCATCCGCGAATCTGGCAACTATTCCGTGAACATGTACACTCCTGGCTGCAAGCCAGACAATACTTGCGAGACGCGCGGGCGAGTCAACGTCACAGGAACCATGTCGGCCGGTGCCGTCAATGCCGGCTTTACAACTAGCCTGTACCAGACCAACAACTTTGACAAGTACGACCAAATTTATTTCGGGTACATTGAGAAGACGTCGGACAGCTTCAAGCCTAGCGTCACAATCACACCCCTTGACGGACAAACCGTCGACAAATTGACTGTAGTGGCCCAGAGAGTCGGGTTTGCGCTCATCAACTCCACCGGTGGACTCAACGGACTATTCGATTTCGACCCTGAAAACGGAGCAGCCTCCATCTCAGATTTGGAGAAGTCGGCCGTAAACAAACTTGGATCCTCACTCAAGCAGAACGCGGGCGTCAAGTCGCTCGTCTCGCATGGAGATACGCTGTTTATCGGCGGAAACTTCACGTCTAATGATAACGCCAACGTGGTCGCCATCGGAGGAGAGGGAAACGTCAAGTctctcgacggcggcctcaaCGGACTCGTTCGTAAGATGCACCTGGAAGACGACAAGCTCTACGTGGGAGGCGACTTTGACAACTCCAAAAAGAAGGCCAAAAATGGCCTGAACCATGTGGCCGTCTacgacgtcaaggccgagacTTGGAATCCATTGGGGGCTGGTGTCGACGGAAAGGTGGAACAGGTCGTCCCGTTCCCCATTAACGTCACATCCAATCGCACAGAAACAGCCATTGCTTTCACCGGCAACTTCTCCAAATGCAATGGCTTCGGGGACAGCAAGGACTCGGTCGTGGGTGGCTTTGCCATCTGGGTGCCGTCGAAGAGCAACTGGCTACAAAACCTGGGCGACTCGGTGCCTTCCTACACAGGCGTATTGACTGGCGCCGTCCTGGATTTGCCCAACGACACCTCTCTCTTCGCAGGATCCATGACATCCGCACAGATCGGCGCCAACGGTGCGGCCACACtcagcgacgccggcctgggcagGTTTCCAGTCAACATTCAAGCACAACAGCcccaaggcaaggcgagaCGGCGAGACGTCTCTTCGAGCGAGGGTTCCCGGGGTGTCATTACTGGGACTTTTTACAACAAGGACGGCAGCAATATTACCGTCCTAGCTGGTCACTTCACCGCTCAGTCCGCAAACGGCTCTGCCATCAATAATCTTGTGCTCATCGATGGCAAGAACAGTGACAATCTCAGTGGGCTGGGTTCTGGAGTTTCCGCAGATTCAACCTTTacagccgtcgccgtcagTAGCAGTATCCTCTTCGCCGGAGGTAAGGTGACTGGCACCGTTCAAGACCATCAAATCAACGGCCTTGTTGCATGGGACATGAAGTCCAAGACATTTCCCACCCAACCAGCCCCGGTCAGTGGTGGAAACGCAACAGTGTCAGCGATATCTCTACGCGAAGATACGACGGAACTCTATGTCGCCGGTTCGTTCACGAAGGCTGGGGCCCTCGACTGTCCCGGCGTATGCCTGTACAATATAGACTCCTCCCGGTGGACGCAGCCTGGCAATGGTCTGGCGGGCACGGTGCTGTCTTTGATGTGGTCCAGCAGCTCAACCCTCTTGGCTGCTGGCGACATGCGTGCCAACGGCTCCGACGGGCTCTACCTGGCCTCGTATGACGCCAAGTCGCAAACCTGGGCGAGCTTCAGCAACTCGGGAGATATCCCTGGACCGGTCACAGCCATGACACCGGCTTCGAGCGATACGAAGCAAGTCTGGGTTGGCGGACAGTCGGCTAAGGACGGGTCTACTTTTATCATGAAGTATGATGGTAGCAAGTGGTTGTCCGCAAAGCCGACCCTGGGCAAGGCTACAACGCTCCGGAGCCTTCAAGTCTTCTCTCTCACGACTGCCCATGACAAGGCGGACATGATGGACGACAAGCAGGCCCTGATGCTCACCGGTTCCATCGATATTCCTAGCGTTGGAATAGTCGCTGCCGCACTATTCAATGGCACGCACTACCAACCCTATGCTCTCACGACgagcccaggccaggccggtGGCAGCATCGCCAGGATCTTTACACAAAACAACAGCTTCTTCCCCAAGCCCGGTGGCCACATGCCGCTTGTCTTTGTCGTTTTGATCGGCTTGGCGATTGCCCTTGGTCTTGTCCTCTTGATGGTGGCCGCCGGTATTCTCCTTGACCGGCTACGGAAAAAGCGCGAAGGATACACCCCAGCGCCGACTTCAATGTACGACCGCGGAAGCGGTATCCAGAGGATCCCGCCGCGCGAGCTactcgagcagcttggcaagagtcgctcggcggcgccgcacgtGTGA
- the LCL3 gene encoding Micrococcal nuclease (BUSCO:EOG092644K0~TransMembrane:1 (o44-65i)~COG:C~EggNog:ENOG503NXHK), with the protein MVWPFGTSASGRDANDDEPKKRPLSWPESLGPADRDQFAAAKEWAPMVLFSLVGLGALQLYANYLRRIPGSAYVRPNFFRSRSLFGRVTSVGDGDNFHLFHTPGGRAVGWGWLRKVPESRKELKDRTISIRLAGVDAPEGAHFGRPAQPFSGEALKWLSDYILHRNVRAYIYKRDQYNRIVATVYVRRFLMRRNVGLEMVKRGLATTYEAKSGAEFGGLKAVYEKAEAKAKRKRRGMWSGKANAFESPREYKTRWAGQQKPDE; encoded by the exons ATGGTATGGCCGTTTGGAACATCGGCCTCTGGACGTGAcgcaaacgacgacgagccaaaGAAGCGGCCGCTCTCATGGCCCGAATCCCTTGGCCCCGCAGACCGGGACCAGTTCGCGGCGGCCAAAGAATGGGCGCCCATGGTCCTGTTCTctctcgtcggcctcggtgcGCTGCAGCTATACGCCAACTACCTCCGCCGTATACCAGGATCGGCCTACGTCCGACCGAACTTCTTCCGAAGCAGGAGCCTCTTTGGCAGAGTCACGAGCGTGGGCGACGGTGACAACTTCCACTTGTTTCACActcctggcgggcgggctgtcggctggggctggctgcGGAAGGTGCCAGAATCGAGAAAGGAGCTCAAGGATCGCACG ATATCCATACGCCTTGCGGGTGTCGACGCCCCAGAAGGCGCGCATTTTGGACGCCCGGCGCAACCCTTTAGTGGCGAAGCGCTCAAGTGGCTATCCGACTACATCCTGCACCGCAATGTGCGAGCATACATTTACAAGCGAGACCAGTACAACCGCATCGTGGCGACAGTGTACGTCCGACGGTTCCTAATGCGGCGGAACGTGGGCCTCGAGATGGTGAAGCGGGGGCTGGCAACGACGTACGAGGCCAAGTCCGGGGCCGAGTTTGGCGGGTTAAAGGCAGTCTACGAGAAGGCTGAAGCGAAGGCGAAGAGAAAGCGGCGCGGCATGTGGTCTGGTAAAGCGAACGCATTCGAGAGCCCGCGAGAGTACAAAACACGTTGGGCCGGCCAGCAGAAACCTGACGAGTGA
- the ARC35 gene encoding Arp complex subunit (COG:Z~BUSCO:EOG09263EQZ~EggNog:ENOG503NV59): MLLLDYQNVLIQSVLTERFSGAPPASIDQTISDFDGVTFHISTPESKTKILLSVQIRCFKDLVQYGAEQVLQREYGDYVAPVETGYDFSVLIDLEQLPAEKEERDALAMKFALLKRNAMAAPFEQAYEEHYKLKEEASKFTSEEAPQGVREGGQVKAIHYRDEEAIYVKASHDRVTVIFSTVFREETDRVFGKVFIQEFVDARRRAIQNAPQVLFKNDPPLELQGVPGVKSTGTGEIGYVTFVLFPRHLTPQRMPIVISHIQTFRDYFHYHIKASKAYIHSRMRKRTADFLQVLRRARPENEERERKTASGRSFKVQ; the protein is encoded by the exons ATGCTTCTCCTCGATTATCAAAATGTCCTGATTCAATCGGTACTGACCGAGCGGTTCTCTGG TGCCCCGCCTGCGTCTATTGACCAGACCATCTCCGACTTCGACGGCGTCACCTTCCACATATCGACCCCAGAAAGCAAGACGAAGATCCTGCTCTCTGTCCAAATACGTTGCTTCAAGGACCTGGTTCAGTATGGCGCGGAGCAGGTCCTTCAGCGGGAATACGGCGACTACGTTGCGCCGGTCGAGACAGGCTACGACTTCTCTGTCCTAATTGACTTGGAGCAGCTACCTGCGGAGAAGG AGGAGCGCGATGCCCTGGCCATGAAGTTCGCCTTGCTCAAGCGCAACGCCATGGCAGCCCCTTTCGAACAAGCATACGAGGAGCACTACAAGCTGAAGGAGGAAGCTTCCAAGTTCACATCAGAAGAAGCCCCTCAAGGAGTTCGAGAGGGTGGCCAGGTCAAGGCCATCCACTaccgcgacgaggaggcaaTCTACGTCAAGGCCAGCCACGATCGCGTCACCGTCATCTTTAGCACCGTCTTCCGCgaagagacagacagagTGTTTGGGAAGGTTTTCATCCAGGAGTTCGTGGATGCGCGGAGAAGGGCCATCCAGAACGCTCCGCAGGTGCTCTTTAAGAACGATCCGCCACTCGAGCTCCAGGGCGTCCCCGGAGTCAAGAGCACTGGCACTGGCGAAATCGGCTACGTCACGTTTG TGCTCTTCCCGCGTCACCTGACGCCTCAGCGCATGCCCATTGTCATCTCCCACATCCAGACCTTCCGCGACTATTTCCACTACCACATCAAGGCGTCCAAAGCATACATCCATTCTCGTATGCGCAAGCGAACAGCGGACTTCCTCCAAG TCTtgcgccgagctcggccgGAGAACGAGGAGCGGGAGAGAAAGACGGCAAGCGGCAGGTCATTCAAGGTGCAATAA
- the DIP2 gene encoding beta transducin (EggNog:ENOG503NWQD~BUSCO:EOG09260EE7~COG:A~TransMembrane:1 (o845-866i)), translated as MVKSYLKYEHAKSFGVVTTSTSNIVWTSKDRTGTGAGQAVVAANEEVLCWDVKKGELLSRWRDERCTVPVTAIAQSKTDKDVFAVGYEDGSIRLWDGKISTVILNFNGHKSAITRLAFDKFGVRLASGSKDTDVIIWDLVAEVGQFKLRGHKDQITGLEFVEPDTQVQDEDGTKAMVLDGQDSSDGYLITTGKDSLLKLWDLSSRHCIETHISQTNGECWALGMSSDLSGCITAGNDGELKAWSLDADGLASSARRVDVSSTTQYLSDRGTLHRQSKDRATEVIFHPSRNYFAVHGSEKGVDVWRIRSEAEVKKSLARKRRRRREKGKDGKQQEEEALNADDMAEDVSKADISDVFVQYVIVRTGGKVRSVDWALAGTQKDLHLLVGTTNNQLEYYSIPSRDRSDRKKKDDVPDYTRTLAVELPGHRADIRALALSSDDKMLASAANGSMKVWNIKTQTCIRTFDCGYSLCCAFLPGDKVVVVGTKSGELQLFDVASASLLDSVQAHEGAIWSLNVHPDGRSVVSGSADKTAKFWDFKIVQEEVLGTKRTTSKLKLVQSRTLKVADDILSLKFSPDARLLAVSLLDNTVKVFFVDSLKLYLNLYGHKLPVLSMDISYDSKLIVTSSADKNIRIWGLDFGDCHKALFGHQDSILQVAFVPHNSDGNGHHFFSSSKDRTIRYWDGDKFEQIQRLDGHHGEVWSIAISRTGNFLVSAAHDKSIRVWEETDEQIFLEEEREKEIEELYESTLTTSLEKDEDAEDESGEVAAASKQTTETLMAGERIQEALEMGMADLNLMKEYEEAKLSDPNAMPPQRNPVFLALGNISAEEHVMSVLQKIKASALHDALLILPFATVPILFTFLNIFAMRSMNMPLTCRILFFMIKTHHRQIVASRTMKTMMDGIRTNLRAALKRQKDEMGVNIAALKVVGMQIRDKSVKEYVDETWEDESAERSVKKRAFVHVA; from the exons ATGGTGAAGTCGTACCT CAAATACGAGCACGCTAAGTCATTCGGCGTTGTGACGACAAGCACTTCCAACATCGTCTGGACGTCCAAGGATCGAACTGGCACAGGCGCGGGCcaggctgtcgtcgctgcgAACGAAGAGGTACTTTGCTGGGATGTCAAGAAGGGCGAGCTCTTGAGTCGGTGGCGGGACGAGCGCTGCACGGTCCCTGTCACGGCAATTGCTCAGAGCAAGACGGACAAGGATGTCTTTGCTGTCGGCTACGAAGACGGCAGCATCCGCCTCTGGGACGGGAAGATTTCCACCGTCATACTCAACTTCAATGGTCACAAATCGGCCATCACGAGACTCGCCTTCGACAAGTTTGGCGTTCGCCTAGCAAGCGGGTCCAAAGACACCGATGTTATCATATGGGACCTCGTTGCAGAAGTCGGCCAATTCAAGTTGCGTGGACACAAAGATCAGATCACAGGGCTGGAGTTTGTCGAGCCCGACACACAGGTGCAAGATGAAGACGGAACCAAGGCCATGGTTCTCGATGGTCAAGACTCATCCGACGGCTACCTCATCACAACCGGCAAGGACTCCCTGCTCAAGCTTTGGGATCTTTCTTCAAGGCACTGCATCGAGACGCATATTTCGCAGACGAATGGTGAGTGCTGGGCACTCGGTATGTCGTCGGACTTGAGCGGTTGCATCACTGCTGGCAACGACGGAGAGCTCAAGGCTTGGTCCCTCGATGCAGATGGTCtcgcgtcgagcgcgcggcgggtGGATGTATCATCGACCACTCAATACTTGTCGGACCGTGGCACTTTGCACCGCCAGAGCAAGGATCGAGCCACCGAAGTCATTTTCCACCCCTCAAGGAACTACTTTGCAGTTCACGGATCGGAGAAAGGAGTCGACGTATGGCGCATCAGGTCAGAAGCCGAAGTGAAGAAGAGCTTGGCTCGTAAGAGGAGAAGGCGGAGAGAaaagggcaaggacggcaagcagcaggaagaagaagcactcaatgccgacgacatggccgaaGACGTCTCGAAAGCAGACATTAGTGATGTCTTCGTTCAGTATGTCATTGTGCGCACAGGTGGAAAGGTTCGATCTGTGGATTGGGCACTAGCCGGCACGCAAAAGGATCTTCATCTCCTGGTCGGCACGACCAATAACCAACTGGAGTACTACAGCATCCCGTCAAGGGATAGGAGCGATCGCAAAAAGAAGGACGATGTGCCGGACTATACACGAACGCTTGCTGTGGAGCTGCCTGGTCACCGGGCTGACATCCGGGCACTGGCTCTCAGCTCGGATGACAAGATGCTGGCTTCGGCTGCGAACGGCTCCATGAAGGTGTGGAACATCAAGACACAGACTTGTATTCGCACCTTTGACTGCGGATACTCCCTATGCTGCGCGTTTCTACCAGGAGACAAagttgtcgttgtcggcacgaagagcggcgagctgcagctTTTTGACGTTGCGTCTGCCTCGTTGCTAGACAGCGTTCAAGCGCATGAAGGTGCCATCTGGTCCTTGAACGTGCACCCCGACGGGCGATCTGTTGTTTCTGGCAGCGCAGACAAGACTGCCAAGTTTTGGGATTTCAAGATCGTCCAGGAAGAAGTTCTTGGCACGAAGCGAACGACATCAAAACTCAAACTCGTACAGTCTAGGACGCTCAAggtggccgacgacatcctGAGCCTCAAGTTCTCACCGGATGCAAGGTTGCTAGCCGTTTCATTGCTCGACAACACGGTCAAGGTCTTCTTCGTGGACTCGCTCAAGCTCTACCTCAACCTCTATGGCCACAAGCTACCCGTGCTCAGCATGGACATATCGTACGATAGCAAACTCATCGTCACAAGTTCGGCAGACAAGAACATCAGGATTTGGGGGCTGGATTTTGGAGATTGTCACAAGGCTCTCTTTGGACACCAAGACAGTATTCTGCAAGTCGCCTTTGTTCCCCACAACTCTGACGGCAACGGGCACCACTTTTTCAGCAGCAGTAAAGACAGGACGATCCGTTACTGGGATGGAGATAAGTTTGAGCAGATTCAGAGACTGGACGGCCACCACGGAGAGGTGTGGTCAATTGCCATCAGCCGGACTGGCAACTTCCTCGTCAGCGCAGCGCACGACAAAAGCATCCGGGTGTGGGAGGAGACTGATGAGCAAATCTTTCTCGAAGAAGAGCGCGAAAAGGAGATTGAGGAGCTGTACGAGAGCACACTAACTACCTCACTCGAAAAAGACGAGGACGCAGAGGATGAGAGCGGTGAAGTTgcggcggcaagcaagcaaaccACTGAGACGCTCATGGCTGGTGAGCGGATACAAGAGGCCCTCGAGATGGGCATGGCCGACCTGAATCTCATGAAGGAGTACGAAGAGGCCAAACTGTCAGACCCCaacgccatgccgccgcagcgcaaTCCCGTGTTTCTGGCACTGGGCAACATCAGCGCTGAAGAGCACGTCATGTCTGTGCTGCAAAAGATCAAGGCCTCGGCGCTGCACGACGCCTTGCTGATTCTTCCGTTTGCCACTGTCCCCATTCTATTCACCTTTCTCAACATTTTCGCCATGCGTTCGATGAACATGCCCCTGACATGTCGCATCCTCTTCTTTATGATAAAAACGCATCATCGGCAGATTGTGGCGAGCCGGACcatgaagacgatgatggacggCATTAGGACGAATCTGAGGGCCGCTTTGAAACGGCAAAAAGACGAGATGGGCGTCAACATTGCAGCGCTCAAGGTTGTGGGCATGCAGATCCGCGACAAAAGCGTCAAGGAGTACGTGGACGAGACTTGGGAAGACGAGAGCGCCGAGAGGAGCGTCAAGAAGAGGGCCTTTGTGCATGTGGCGTAA
- the LSM2 gene encoding U6 snRNA-associated Sm-like protein LSm2 (EggNog:ENOG503P571~COG:A), which translates to MLFFSFFKTLIDHEVTVELKNDIQLKGTLKSVDQYLNIKLDDISVVEELKYPHLTSVKNVFIRGSVVRYVHLPAASVDTQLLEDATRREAAAQQAKAR; encoded by the exons atgCTCTTCTTCAG CTTCTTCAAGACGCTCATCGACCACGAGGTCACCGTCGAGCTCAAGAACGACATCCAGCTCAAGGGCACGCTCAAGAGCGTGGACCAGTACCTCAATATCAAGCTCGACGACATTTCCGTCGTGGAGGAGCTCAAGTACCCTCATCTC ACCTCCGTCAAGAATGTCTTCATCCGTGGCTCCGTGGTGCGGTACGTGCACTTGCCAGCTGCGTCGGTAGACAcgcagctgctggaggaTGCGACGCGGAGAG aagcagcagctcagcaGGCCAAGGCGAGGTGA